One window of Candidatus Acidulodesulfobacterium ferriphilum genomic DNA carries:
- the argJ gene encoding bifunctional glutamate N-acetyltransferase/amino-acid acetyltransferase ArgJ — MNHVHAEAGKNIKIAMEKINNFLFSGKSCGLKKNGGLDVGLMVSKIPLRVSAVFTKNKIKAAPVIISKNHSKNIINALIVNSGNANACNGKYGILDARRVTKAVSKELGFMENNIFVCSTGVIGERLNASLIENAVPELAKSASSDKLEDFAKSIMTTDTFFKTASKDVLLDGVKYKITGTAKGSGMIMPNMATMLAFIFTDIPIKKELADVMFKKCVETSFNSITVDGDTSTNDTAAFFYPDAEQGSHKFLIKKSDANYLLVKKALSGICFELAKMIVKDGEGATKLITITVSNAYTETGAKKVAFTVANSPLFKTMITGEDLNWGRIMAAIGRSSVKIKPNDVDIYINDKIIVENSAASKELNKNIEKTVLSPKEINFKIDLKCGKASRTVLTCNLTKEYIDINASYRS, encoded by the coding sequence ATGAACCATGTCCATGCGGAAGCGGGAAAAAATATAAAAATTGCCATGGAAAAAATCAATAATTTTTTATTTTCGGGTAAATCCTGCGGGTTAAAAAAGAATGGGGGTTTGGATGTCGGATTAATGGTATCTAAAATTCCTTTGAGGGTGAGCGCGGTTTTTACAAAAAACAAAATAAAAGCGGCGCCCGTTATTATTTCAAAAAACCATTCCAAAAATATTATTAATGCGCTGATTGTAAATTCCGGAAACGCAAATGCATGCAACGGCAAATATGGGATATTGGATGCCCGCAGGGTTACAAAAGCAGTTTCTAAAGAACTCGGGTTTATGGAAAATAATATTTTTGTGTGTTCTACCGGCGTGATCGGGGAAAGGCTTAATGCTTCACTGATAGAAAATGCGGTGCCGGAATTGGCTAAATCGGCAAGTTCCGATAAACTTGAGGATTTTGCAAAATCCATAATGACGACAGACACCTTTTTTAAGACGGCATCCAAAGATGTTTTATTAGACGGCGTAAAGTATAAAATAACCGGAACGGCAAAAGGCTCGGGTATGATAATGCCGAATATGGCAACGATGCTCGCATTTATTTTTACCGATATTCCGATTAAGAAGGAATTGGCAGATGTTATGTTTAAAAAGTGTGTCGAAACCTCTTTTAATTCCATTACCGTTGACGGAGACACTTCGACAAACGACACAGCCGCGTTTTTTTATCCCGATGCGGAGCAGGGTTCCCATAAATTTTTAATTAAAAAATCGGATGCGAATTACCTGTTAGTGAAAAAAGCCCTTAGCGGGATATGTTTTGAACTGGCAAAAATGATTGTGAAAGACGGGGAAGGAGCGACTAAGCTCATAACGATTACCGTATCGAACGCTTATACCGAAACCGGGGCAAAAAAAGTTGCTTTTACCGTTGCAAATTCTCCTCTGTTTAAGACCATGATTACGGGAGAGGATTTAAATTGGGGGAGGATAATGGCGGCGATAGGAAGGTCTTCTGTCAAGATAAAGCCGAACGATGTCGATATTTATATAAACGATAAAATCATAGTCGAAAATTCCGCCGCATCTAAAGAACTAAACAAAAATATCGAAAAAACGGTTTTATCCCCGAAGGAAATAAATTTCAAAATAGACCTGAAATGCGGCAAGGCTTCCCGGACGGTTTTGACCTGCAATCTTACGAAGGAGTACATAGACATAAACGCTTCATATAGAAGTTAG
- the secA gene encoding preprotein translocase subunit SecA yields MAIKLLKSIFGTSNQREISKLKHVLEKINSLEVKYSGFTDEELKGMSFKFKEELKGLSKDKQDKTLEEILPETFAVAREGAKRALNMRPFDVQLIGGMVLHSGKIAEMATGEGKTLVAVLPVYLNSLTGRGVHVITVNDYLAKRDSEWMGKAYNLLGLSVGVITNDLDDDGRKKAYNCDVTYGTNNEFGFDYLRDNMKFSLDDYVQRELNYAIIDEVDSVLIDEARTPLIISGESDEATELYYKADRAVLHLHKDADYTVDEKLKTAILTEEGIERVEKELDIKNIYDPRHLDALHSINQALRAHACYFRDVDYLVQDNSVVIVDEFTGRLMNGRRYGEGLHQALEAKERLKVEGENQTLATITFQNFFRMYNKLAGMTGTADTEAEEFKKIYNLDVVVIPTNKPMIRQDYTDLVFATEAEKFDAVSEEIIENYKKGQPVLVGTVSVEKSERLSAILKKKGIPHSVLNAKNHAKEAHIIAQAGQKKSVTISTNMAGRGTDIVLGDGVVELGGLHVIGTERHEARRIDNQLRGRSGRQGDVGSSRFYVSLEDDLMRIFGSERLAPFLERLGLKDGQAIEHKMISKAIENAQKKVEGHNFDIRKNLIDYDNVMNKQRELIYAYRKRILHTFNLDEIYDEIIFDIKSLVESYFESYIPEKSHSENWDIDGLVDVIKVNLDVDIPSLLAGVPELNIRDSKDKDKEAAKTALTERFKRLGRDELLNNITELIKKQIDLKISGFPEEERVNIIKALYLQTVDSLWKDALTSLESLKEGIGLRGYAQVNPLIEYQKEAYGLFINMQFRMKEEAINSIMTVQLEENLAAGDLFAGAGLYGGNLILSHDGILPENETGQKPIVKPKKIGRNEPCPCGSGKKYKNCHGKNQ; encoded by the coding sequence GTGGCGATTAAGTTATTAAAAAGTATTTTTGGAACAAGCAATCAAAGAGAGATTTCAAAATTAAAACATGTATTAGAAAAGATTAATTCCTTAGAGGTCAAATATTCGGGTTTTACAGATGAGGAGCTTAAAGGAATGAGCTTTAAGTTTAAAGAGGAACTTAAGGGGCTTTCAAAAGATAAGCAGGATAAAACATTAGAAGAAATTTTACCAGAAACCTTTGCCGTTGCAAGGGAAGGTGCTAAAAGGGCGTTAAATATGCGTCCGTTTGATGTTCAGCTTATCGGGGGAATGGTGCTGCATTCGGGTAAAATAGCCGAGATGGCAACGGGGGAGGGTAAAACGCTCGTAGCCGTTCTTCCCGTTTATCTTAACAGTTTAACGGGAAGAGGTGTTCATGTCATAACGGTTAACGACTATCTTGCCAAGAGGGATTCGGAGTGGATGGGCAAGGCTTATAATCTTTTGGGTCTTTCCGTAGGCGTAATAACGAATGATTTAGACGACGACGGTAGAAAAAAAGCTTATAATTGCGATGTGACTTACGGTACTAATAACGAATTCGGTTTTGATTATTTAAGGGATAACATGAAGTTTTCTTTAGATGACTATGTTCAGAGAGAGCTTAATTATGCGATTATAGATGAGGTTGACTCGGTATTAATCGATGAAGCAAGGACCCCGCTTATAATTTCCGGCGAATCCGACGAAGCTACCGAATTATATTATAAAGCCGATAGGGCTGTCCTGCATTTACATAAGGATGCCGATTATACCGTCGATGAAAAGTTAAAAACCGCGATTTTAACAGAAGAAGGGATAGAGCGCGTCGAAAAGGAATTGGATATAAAAAATATTTACGATCCGAGGCACCTTGATGCCCTTCACTCCATAAATCAAGCTTTGCGGGCACACGCATGTTACTTTAGGGATGTAGATTATTTAGTTCAGGATAACTCGGTTGTCATAGTCGATGAATTTACTGGCCGCCTTATGAACGGAAGGCGCTACGGGGAAGGGCTTCATCAGGCGCTGGAAGCTAAAGAACGCCTTAAAGTCGAGGGTGAAAATCAGACTCTTGCCACTATCACCTTTCAAAATTTTTTCAGGATGTATAATAAGCTCGCGGGAATGACGGGAACGGCGGATACCGAAGCCGAAGAATTCAAAAAGATATACAATTTGGATGTCGTTGTTATTCCAACCAATAAGCCTATGATCAGGCAGGATTATACCGATCTGGTTTTTGCCACGGAGGCCGAAAAATTTGACGCCGTTTCGGAAGAAATTATAGAAAATTATAAAAAGGGTCAGCCGGTTCTTGTTGGAACGGTTTCCGTCGAGAAATCCGAAAGGCTCAGCGCCATTTTAAAGAAAAAGGGTATCCCTCATTCCGTTCTAAATGCAAAAAACCATGCAAAAGAGGCGCACATTATTGCCCAGGCCGGCCAAAAAAAATCTGTGACAATTTCAACAAATATGGCGGGCAGGGGAACCGACATTGTCCTGGGCGACGGGGTGGTGGAATTAGGCGGCCTGCATGTCATAGGAACGGAAAGACATGAAGCGAGGCGGATAGATAATCAGCTCAGAGGCAGGTCCGGCAGGCAGGGCGATGTCGGCTCTTCAAGGTTTTATGTTTCGCTTGAAGACGACCTTATGAGGATATTCGGTTCCGAAAGGCTTGCCCCGTTTCTTGAAAGGTTAGGATTAAAGGATGGACAGGCAATCGAACACAAGATGATTTCAAAGGCTATAGAAAACGCTCAAAAAAAGGTTGAAGGACATAACTTCGATATAAGAAAAAATCTTATAGACTACGATAATGTTATGAATAAGCAAAGGGAGCTAATTTATGCTTACAGAAAAAGGATACTCCATACCTTTAATCTTGACGAGATTTATGACGAGATAATATTTGACATTAAATCCTTAGTAGAATCATATTTTGAAAGTTATATTCCCGAAAAGTCTCACAGTGAAAATTGGGATATAGACGGGCTCGTAGATGTTATTAAAGTTAATTTAGATGTGGATATTCCCTCATTGCTTGCCGGGGTTCCAGAACTAAATATTCGGGATTCTAAAGATAAGGATAAAGAAGCGGCGAAAACGGCTTTGACGGAGAGGTTTAAAAGGCTCGGCAGGGATGAATTGCTAAATAATATTACAGAGCTGATTAAAAAGCAAATCGATTTAAAAATTTCCGGATTTCCGGAAGAGGAAAGGGTAAACATAATTAAAGCATTATATTTGCAGACGGTTGACAGCCTCTGGAAAGATGCCTTAACATCCTTAGAGAGCTTGAAGGAAGGCATCGGGCTCAGGGGATATGCACAGGTAAACCCGTTAATCGAATATCAAAAAGAGGCATATGGATTATTTATTAATATGCAATTCAGAATGAAGGAAGAAGCTATAAATTCTATTATGACCGTCCAACTGGAAGAAAATTTGGCGGCAGGGGATCTTTTTGCCGGAGCAGGGCTTTACGGCGGCAACTTGATTTTATCGCATGACGGAATACTTCCCGAAAATGAAACAGGACAAAAGCCTATTGTAAAACCTAAAAAGATTGGAAGAAATGAACCATGTCCATGCGGAAGCGGGAAAAAATATAAAAATTGCCATGGAAAAAATCAATAA
- a CDS encoding polysaccharide deacetylase family protein produces MKIPVLYYHKIDFPKKNAVYKGLYVTPKQFKRQMALLKILGYSAIKPEDLISFIKGHKLSVKKPVLITFDDGYENNFINAYPILKNLGFTSLIFISTGFIGKKKSVPDERESAPEDFLDENEIKSMYDGGFSIGSHGINHYYLDKLDEGVLIDELTFSKAYLENLLKTDINFFSYPFGAYNANVMRAIKKAGYSGAFTTAKGKVAAGDNSYELKRIAVNGYNTIFNFLYKIIFLQ; encoded by the coding sequence ATGAAAATACCCGTTTTATATTACCATAAAATAGATTTTCCAAAAAAAAATGCGGTATATAAAGGATTATATGTAACTCCAAAGCAGTTTAAAAGGCAGATGGCTTTATTAAAAATCCTGGGTTATAGCGCCATAAAGCCTGAAGACCTTATATCTTTTATAAAAGGGCATAAACTTAGCGTAAAAAAACCTGTATTGATTACCTTCGACGACGGGTACGAAAATAACTTTATCAATGCTTATCCCATATTAAAAAATTTAGGCTTTACCTCTTTAATTTTTATCAGCACGGGATTTATCGGGAAAAAAAAATCCGTACCGGATGAGAGAGAAAGCGCTCCCGAAGATTTTTTAGATGAAAATGAGATTAAGTCGATGTATGATGGCGGATTTTCGATTGGTTCGCACGGCATCAACCATTATTATCTCGATAAATTAGACGAAGGCGTTTTGATAGACGAATTAACCTTTTCAAAGGCTTATTTAGAAAACCTGTTAAAAACAGACATAAATTTTTTTTCATATCCGTTCGGGGCTTATAATGCTAATGTCATGAGGGCAATTAAAAAGGCGGGTTATTCAGGAGCATTTACGACGGCAAAAGGCAAGGTCGCCGCCGGGGATAACTCTTATGAATTAAAAAGGATAGCCGTTAAT